A genomic region of Aspergillus oryzae RIB40 DNA, chromosome 1 contains the following coding sequences:
- a CDS encoding F1F0 ATP synthase subunit gamma (F0F1-type ATP synthase, gamma subunit), with protein MFSRAVRPAVRAGSAVVTRTAPPNAANFATLREIEGRLKSIKNIEKITNTMKVIASTRLTRAQKAMDESRTYGQTSNTVFEKAETKPLEDKKTLLVVASSDKGLCGGIHSGLSKATRRILQEHADADIVVLGEKAKAQLSRTNPNAIVLSFANVCKDIPTFADAQAVADQIALLPADYASVKIIYNKWLNAQSYEPTTVEAYSEEAITKSANISSFEIDDQALANLREYALANSLFWAMAEGHACEISNASKNAGEMINKFQILYNRQRQAAITGELVEIITGATASADM; from the exons ATGTTCTCTCGTGCTGTTCGCCCGGCCGTCAGGGCCGGTAGTGCTGTTGTCACCCG CACTGCTCCTCCCAATGCCGCCAACTTCGCGACTTTGCGTGAAATCGAGGGCCGTCTCAAGTCCATTAAGAACATTGAAAAGATCACCAACACTATGAAGGTCATCGCTTCTACCCGTCTTACCCGCGCTCAGAAGGCCATGGATGAGTCTCGCACCTACGGTCAGACCTCCAACACCGTTttcgagaaggccgagaccaAGCCCCTCGAGGACAAGAAGACTTTGCTCGTCGTCGCCAGCTCCGACAAGGGTCTTTGCGGTGGTATCCACTCCGGTCTGAGCAAGGCTACTCGCCGTATCCTTCAGGAACACGCCGACGCCGACATCGTGGTTCTTggtgagaaggccaaggctcaGCTCTCCAGAACCAACCCCAACGCTATCGTCCTGAGCTTCGCCAACGTCTGCAAGGACATTCCCACCTTCGCTGATGCCCAGGCCGTTGCCGACCAGATTGCTCTGCTGCCCGCCGACTACGCCAGCGTCAAGATCATCTACAACAAGTGGCTCAACGCCCAGAGCTACGAGCCCACCACTGTTGAGGCTTACTCCGAGGAGGCCATCACCAAGTCCG CCAACATCTCCTCTTTCGAGATTGACGACCAGGCTCTTGCCAACCTCCGCGAATATGCCCTTGCCAACAGCCTTTTCTGGGCTATGGCTGAAGGCCACGCTTGTGAGATTTCT AACGCCTCGAAGAATGCTGGTGAGATGATCAACAA GTTCCAGATTCTGTACAACCGTCAGCGTCAAGCCGCCATTACCGGTGAACTGGTTGAAATTATCACTGGTGCCACCGCCAGTGCCGACATGTAG
- a CDS encoding DnaJ domain protein (predicted protein), translating into MDLKIQQAVEILRDSSRRGKHDAELLSRRIIKEEAINPSKQDTSSSWGWAALSPDLSALRTMAGRYMFSYANSVHMDPYSPESQEEIRRCERERQYGEQLRRESEQWEAYEGDQDFSRYTWTYDPETEEVMRQDRRKEAMHANVMRDEEQMQRGDGLDEEGEQVGYAEDDMAGTNVRSEFGEEVGDEEYQQYKGGEEYEDEEEYAGYEGGEEYEEDEGYEEYYEEEGYAGRENYEEENGCDAYGGSDQEEGEKEEEKDDPAFSITSTQQTQAEYESARQALISDSEDLLDMTSIGEPDDSVNEIGIISEKEPDTDENETFHSFCDEGEVCSNGDNATSQAMPTDGSSPSPRSLLDPLIPHFREKLNHPSGRYTEEDVHTELRGLVMESFCGWLETLRQEFSGAVPAATVRVSPEHCRHLGYWSKEFGSSECEMCHRWMPIYTLSCPGCGIRACVGCRFHYEE; encoded by the coding sequence ATGGATTTGAAGATCCAACAAGCCGTCGAAATTCTCCGCGATAGTAGCCGCCGGGGAAAGCACGATGCAGAACTGCTGAGTAGACGTATTATTaaagaagaagccatcaaTCCCTCCAAGCAGgacacttcttcttcttggggatGGGCGGCTTTGAGTCCTGATTTGTCTGCTCTACGTACTATGGCCGGGCGGTATATGTTTAGTTACGCGAATAGCGTCCATATGGATCCGTATTCTCCGGAATCGCAGGAGGAGATCAGGCGATGTGAAAGGGAGCGCCAGTATGGGGAGCAACTGAGACGGGAGAGCGAGCAGTGGGAGGCTTATGAAGGAGATCAGGATTTTTCGCGTTATACTTGGACATATGATCCGGAGACAGAGGAAGTGATGAGGCAGGATAGAAGGAAGGAGGCTATGCATGCTAATGTGATGCGTGATGAGGAGCAGATGCAGAGAGGCGACGGGTTGGATGAAGAGGGTGAGCAGGTGGGTTATGCAGAGGATGATATGGCTGGTACCAACGTACGTTCTGAGTTCggggaagaagttggtgACGAAGAGTATCAACAGTATAAGGGGGGTGAAGAGTacgaagacgaggaagaatatgCAGGATACGAGGGTGGAGAAGagtatgaagaagatgaagggtATGAAGAATactatgaagaagagggctatgcggggagggaaaattatgaagaagagaatggatgCGATGCATATGGAGGAAGCGACcaagaggagggagagaaggaagaggagaaggacgaTCCCGCCTTCTCAATTACCTCTACACAACAAACCCAGGCCGAGTACGAAAGCGCACGACAGGCTCTAATCTCTGACAGTGAGGATCTACTTGACATGACGAGCATTGGAGAACCAGATGACTCGGTGAATGAAATAGGAATTATCTCTGAGAAGGAGCCGGATActgatgaaaatgaaaccTTCCACAGCTTTtgtgacgaaggagaagtctGCTCCAACGGCGACAACGCAACCTCACAAGCCATGCCCACTGATGGGTCTTCACCAAGCCCACGCTCACTCCTCGATCCTTTAATTCCACACTTCAGGGAGAAACTAAATCATCCTAGCGGTCGATAtacggaagaagatgttcaCACCGAGCTCAGAGGCCTTGTGATGGAGTCCTTCTGCGGCTGGCTGGAGACTCTCCGGCAAGAGTTTTCCGGAGCAGTGCCCGCAGCAACTGTCCGGGTGAGCCCAGAGCATTGTCGCCATCTGGGTTATTGGAGCAAGGAATTTGGATCATCCGAATGTGAAATGTGCCATCGATGGATGCCCATTTACACTCTCTCCTGCCCGGGGTGTGGGATCAGGGCGTGTGTTGGCTGTAGATTTCACTACGAGGAGTAA
- a CDS encoding uncharacterized protein (predicted protein) encodes MPGKRANSDSATQPRQPKSPKTDKNSSDASSQPQPRSNRWSKPCVSANLDADYAGFVAKDYDRAFSAVEDEDDEWETEDSADEEPEDSVEDTNSKPKCDGGKKCLCNKLPSDHPEYPWVATRAAVRKVSNQHVHADIRCPDVFNMEVFNDFTGYALIEVAQNLVLDFVEAEGDWKEQWAVCEAVGISIMGDMFMPLA; translated from the exons ATGCCTGGCAAGCGTGCTAATTCGGACTCTGCGACGCAGCCCCGTCAGCCCAAGAGCCCCAAGACCGATAAGAACAGCAGCGACGCGTCATCGCAGCCACAGCCGCGAAGCAACCGCTGGTCAAAGCCCTGCGTTTCTGCCAACCTGGACGCCGACTATGCTGGGTTCGTGGCGAAGGACTATGATCGTGCCTTTTC TGCggttgaggatgaagacgacgaatGGGAGACAGAGGATAGTGCAGATGAGGAGCCTGAGGACTCAGTAGAGGATACCAACTCGAAACCTAAATGTGATGGCGGCAAAAAATGCCTTTGCAACAAACTCCCCTCAGATCATCCCGAATATCCCTGGGTGGCCACGCGCGCGGCCGTGCGGAAGGTCTCAAACCAGCACGTTCATGCGGATATACGCTGCCCGGACGTTTTCAATATGGAAGTATTCAATGACTTCACAGGCTATGCCCTTATAGAGGTCGCGCAAAACCTGGTCCTTGATTTCGTAGAGGCCGAAGGCGACTGGAAAGAGCAGTGGGCGGTTTGTGAGGCTGTGGGTATCTCCATCATGGGCGACATGTTCATGCCTTTAGCCTAG
- a CDS encoding uncharacterized protein (predicted protein), which yields MLAKLESQGLLGPDSEVKNLGMVMALYLCTNSDMRAYGICEGNEDKKNKVAEFYNSDERILAYANKYNIDLRGPSNIESCVEELDDVELPPAQNDPWGWADVLKQYEKLYGRERKKPKIGGIQYDITGMSSAERRESSYNGKDPLKKAEIDAIKQGSPMTTSRANDQTTRCVHFTLSNTWACFIS from the exons ATGCTTGCCAAACTAGAGTCCCAGGGACTTCTTGGTCCTGACTCGGAAGTCAAGAACCTTGGAATGGTTATGGCGTTGTACTTATGCACAAATTCCGACATGCGCGCCTACGGTATTTGCGAAGGAAatgaggataagaagaacaAGGTTGCAGAATTTTATAACTCTGACGAAAGGATTCTAGCCTATGCTAATAAATACAACATTGATTTGCGCGGTCCGTCCAACATCGAAAGTTGTGTTGAAGAgttggatgatgtcgaattACCACCTGCTCAAAACGACCCTTGGGGCTGGGCTGATGTCCTCAAGCAGTATGAAAAACTTTACGGacgggagagaaagaagcctAAGATTGGGGGAATTCAATATGACATCACGGGGATGAGCAGTGCAGAACGCAGGGAGAGCAGCTACAATGGTAAAGACCCTCTGAAAAAGGCCGAAATCGACGCAATCAAGCAAG GATCACCGATGACAACTAGCCGGGCGAATGATCAGACTACTCGATGTGTACATTTCACACTATCTAATACATGGGCTTGCTTTATCTCATAG
- a CDS encoding uncharacterized protein (predicted transporter (major facilitator superfamily)), protein MAENKSEDCTMAPPEPEHLESAGPSNEKVQGDPLTLAEVIERNRPDPWGSGYRKLYLMSALVFLCSTMNGYDTSLMGSINALPNYTEYYNLPTKGSIGQMAGALFIWMADWRGRRTHIFIGCLGVCVATVITSTAKKLSVFIGGRFLLSFFATCAHTASPLLLVELAPPQYRGSVAGMYNTLYYLGSILATSSVYGAHLHLAHRGHLDWRLPLWLQMVCPGLVCLGIWFVPESPRWLIAKDRHEEAQAFIVKYHANGDASHPIVVLEMNEMTNNLQEEGITHWRNFFDLSVLVKSRSRRYRLMLNLVFSWFGQFSGNNVISYYLPTLLKNVGVTNTDTQLLLNIIYALTGWIAATIGTRFHDIVGRRKMFLGSTAGMVICLAVTAATAAVFVHSSSTIASSASIAFIYIFGVVFAFAFTSMQPIYPGEVMSNDMRAKGMGTFKLTAGAAGFINTFAAPVALADIGYWFYVFFVFWDCFEFAFIYFFFVETKGRTLEELEEVFEAPNPRKASLKVPSRPRRVENR, encoded by the exons ATGGCTGAGAACAAAAGCGAGGACTGTACTATGGCGCCACCAGAGCCTGAGCATCTTGAGTCAGCTGGCCCGTCAAATGAGAAAGTTCAAGGAGATCCCCTTACCCTGGCAGAAGTTATTGAAAGAAACCGACCCGATCCATGGGGCTCGGGGTATAGAAAATTATATCTCATGTCCGCTTTAGTTTTCCTGTGTTCTACCATGAATG GATACGACACGAGTCTCATGGGCTCTATCAATGCTCTTCCAAACTATACCGAGTATTATAATCTTCCGACTAAAGGCTCC ATTGGCCAGATGGCAGGCGCACTCTTCATCTGGATGGCAGATTGGCGCGGGCGGCGAACGCATATATTTATTGGCTGTCTCGGGGTCTGCGTCGCCACAGTTATAACCAGTACAGCGAAGAAGCTAAGCGTCTTCATTGGGGGAAGATTCCTGCTGTCCTTCTTTGCGACTTGCGCTCATACAGCCTCTCCCTTGTTGCTCGTCGAGCTTGCCCCTCCCCAGTATCGTGGGAGCGTGGCTGGAATGTACAACACACTTTATTACCTT GGCTCAATACTCGCAACTTCATCCGTGTATGGCGCCCATCTACACTTGGCACACCGTGGTCACCTTGACTGGCGCCTTCCACTCTGGCTGCAGATGGTGTGCCCTGGACTTGTCTGTTTGGGTATCTGGTTCGTCCCAGAATCACCTCGCTG GCTCATCGCAAAGGATCGCCATGAGGAGGCCCAAgccttcatcgtcaaatATCATGCCAACGGCGATGCTTCACACCCAATTGTGGTGCTTGAGATGAACGAGATGACAAATAATTTGCAAGAAGAGGGCATCACGCACTGGCGTAACTTCTTCGATCTTTCAGTGCTTGTAAAGTCTCGTTCTCGCCGGTATCGTCTCATGCTCAATCTGGTCTTTAGCTGGTTTGGACAATTCTCGGGGAATAA CGTCATCTCGTACTATCTCCCAACGCTGCTCAAGAATGTTGGAGTCACAAATACTGATACTCAGCTACTGCTTAACATTATTTATGCATTGACTGGATGGATCGCTGCCACGATTGGCACGCGCTTCCATGACATTGTTGGCCGCCGCAAAATGTTTCTTGGATCAACAGCTGGTATGGTCATCTGTTTGGCAGtcacagcagcaacagccgcTGTCTTCGTTCACAGTAGCAGCACGATTGCATCGTCAGCTTCGATCGCTTTTATCTATATCTTCGGTGTTGTATTTGCGTTCGCTTTTACTTCCATGCAACCTATCTATCCCGGCGAGGTCATGTCAAACGATATGCGGGCTAAGGGTATGGGAACATTCAAACTCACAGCAGGTGCCGCGGGCTTTATTAATACCTTTGCGGCACCGGTCGCTCTGGCAGAC ATCGGGTACTGGTTCTATgtcttcttcgttttctgGGATTGCTTTGAGTTTGCTTTCATCtacttcttttttgttgAGACCAAGGGTCGTACCCTTGAAGAACTGGAGGAAGTGTTTGAAGCCCCGAATCCTCGCAAGGCGAGTCTCAAGGTTCCATCACGCCCTCGCCGTGTTGAAAATCGGTAA
- a CDS encoding uncharacterized protein (glycolate oxidase) — translation MIEPSEVAKHNSADSCWVVLYGKVYDVTNFLENHPGGSAAILALAGKDATEEYDTIHPSGLLEEYLDPKACLGVLSASAPEAAEPTRISSQSASKEASEETPLSSLLNLAEIEQAAKRKLSPKGWAYYSSATDDSITKIHNNLIYRSILPRPRVFIDCRECDLSTRFLGLKLGLPIYISPAAMARLAHPQGEAGIAAACRKFGAMQLISHNASMTTQQIVANAHPDQIFGWQLYCLKDVKRSEKRIAEINSIKEIKFICLTLDAPFPGKREIEERQKMEELRAAGAVLSPQVWGTDASLTWERTLNWLRMHTSLPIVLKGIQTYEDAILAAKHAPQVRGIVLSNHGGRALDTVSTPVHVLLEIRRFCPEVFDRLDVIVDGGIQRGTDVVKALALGAKAVGIGRAALYGLAAGGQSGVERTLQILADETATAMRLLGVQHVDQLSLQHVNTRLVDSQISDSESSMLNAESVEGAFPARAKF, via the exons ATGATAGAGCCCTCGGAAG TCGCCAAACACAACTCCGCCGATAGTTGCTGGGTTGTCCTCTACGGCAAAGTATACGAT GTCACTAACTTTCTTGAAAATCATCCTGGGGGCTCTGCTGCTATCCTAGCCCTAGCTGGGAAAGATGCAACCGAGGAATATGATACCATACATCCCTCGGGTCTATTAGAAGAGTACCTTGATCCTAAGGCATGTTTGGGTGTGTTATCCGCATCTGCACCAGAGGCCGCGGAGCCAACAAGGATCTCCAGTCAGTCAGCATCTAAAGAGGCTTCCGAAGAAACACCACTATCATCACTGTTGAACCTCGCCGAGATTGAACAAGCTGCCAAGAGAAAACTCAGCCCTAAGGGTTGGGCATATTACTCCTCTGCAACGGACGACAGCATCACAAAAATACACAACAATCTCATATACCGTTCGATCTTACCAAGACCTCGAGTCTTCATAGACTGTCGTGAATGCGATCTTTCCACCCGTTTCCTCGGCCTCAAACTCGGGCTACCGATCTACATATCTCCAGCTGCAATGGCTCGTCTCGCCCACCCACAGGGCGAAGCCGGCATTGCAGCAGCCTGCCGAAAGTTTGGGGCGATGCAACTTATCTCCCACAACGCCTCGATGACCACACAGCAGATCGTCGCAAATGCCCATCCAGACCAAATCTTCGGCTGGCAACTGTATTGCCTAAAAGACGTGAAGCGTAGCGAGAAGCGGATCGCCGAGATCAACTCAatcaaagaaatcaaattcaTCTGTCTCACACTTGACGCTCCATTTCCCGGTAAACGCGAGATCGAGGAGCGACAAAAGATGGAAGAGCTGCGTGCCGCTGGTGCGGTGTTGTCGCCCCAGGTCTGGGGAACTGATGCCTCGCTCACGTGGGAGAGAACGCTTAATTGGCTCCGGATGCATACGTCACTGCCAATTGTTCTGAAGGGTATTCAGACTTATGAGGACGCGATCCTCGCCGCAAAACATGCACCCCAGGTCCGGGGTATTGTGCTTTCAAACCACGGCGGCCGCGCGTTAGATACCGTGTCGACTCCTGTACATGTCCTACTGGAGATTAGACGCTTCTGTCCGGAGGTCTTTGATCGATTAGACGTCATCGTTGATGGTGGTATCCAAAGAGGGACGGATGTCGTCAAAGCTCTAGCGCTTGGTGCTAAGGCTGTGGGGATTGGACGAGCAGCTTTGTATGGTCTTGCGGCTGGTGGGCAAAGTGGTGTCGAAAGGACATTGCAGA TCCTTGCCGACGAAACAGCCACCGCTATGAGACTCCTCGGAGTTCAACATGTTGACCAGCTGTCACTTCAGCAT GTAAATACCCGGCTCGTGGACTCACAGATCTCCGACTCGGAAAGCTCCATGTTAAATGCAGAGTCAGTAGAAGGGGCTTTTCCAGCTCGCGCCAAGTTCTGA
- a CDS encoding glycoside hydrolase family 2 protein (beta-galactosidase/beta-glucuronidase) produces the protein MSGFKSLELSQGWQFRDASDSSPEAWRSVSNVPTVVHLDLIEQGVIPDPFIGMNELQVQWVGERDWIYRVEFVPPKLDAGQRCDLLFEGLDTIATVKLNGELILKSDNMFIPHRVDITKHLMPKSSSVMTLDILFESALLCGRERVKQHPEHRFITHQTEAGRSSVRKAGYHWGWDWGPILMTAGPWRPVRLETYTARVEDVWVESEVSQDLNLCRGRLKAQVSGRSGNCVHFKILLRNKVLFESEVSATGDDYAETEFVIQNPALWYPRGYGRQDLHEICVKLIDNHEVQHEVSKLTGFRSVELVQEKDQHGQSFFFRINGIDTFAGGSCWIPGDSFLPRLTPDKYRQWLGLLLEGNQNMIRIWGGGIFEPSAFYSICDELGILVWQDFMFACASYPTYPSFLSSIEEEARVNVKRLRHHPSIVIYAGSNEDYQIQEKYHLDYNFETDKDPQSWLKSTFPARYIYEYLLPKVVEEESPTTPYHPTSPWGGGKHSADPTIGDIHQWNIWHGSMLPYQNFPEVGGRFVSEFGMEAFPHRATIEQFIEDEDEMYPQSLTMDFHNKARDHERRLGTYILENFRIKSDFQAYIHLSQVVQSDAMKFAYQGWRRQWGHGRLCGGALVWQLNDCWPTTSWAVVDYYLRKKPAFYVISRALEPIAVGVSRAHEEWTSGHAKPAESTRYELWAVTSHLKPICATLSLRCISIRTGADVQPEVSHEVVLVPNGTTEVASEEMSLKEADAFVLTATLSIDGRVISRDMDWPQPYKYLSFRDRGVEVKHLPAENALSITARKPVKGLVFEEADGVWLQDNGIDIVPGYEHIIAVRGIHSSSDIPRWTYIGDDRL, from the exons ATGTCCGGCTTCAAGTCGCTCGAGCTCTCGCAAGGCTGGCAATTCCGGGACGCCAGCGATAGCAGTCCAGAGGCATGGCGTAGCGTTTCCAATGTCCCAACCGTTGTACACCTCGATCTCATTGAGCAAGGTGTGATACCCGACCCGTTCATCGGGATGAATGAGCTCCAAGTGCAGTGGGTTGGTGAGCGAGACTGGATATATCGGGTGGAGTTCGTGCCACCAAAGCTTGATGCCGGTCAACGATGTGATCTCCTCTTCGAAGGCCTAGATACTATCGCGACTGTCAAGTTGAACGGTGAACTCATTCTAAAGAGCGATAATATGTTTATCCCCCATCGAGTTGATATCACGAAACATTTGATGCCGAAGTCTAGCAGCGTCATGACGCTCGATATCTTGTTTGAGTCTGCTCTGTTATGTGGACGGGAGCGGGTTAAGCAACATCCTGAGCACCGGTTCATTACACATCAAACGGAAGCTGGGCGGAGCTCGGTCCGAAAGGCTGGGTATCATTGGGGCTGGGACTGGGGTCCTATTTTGATGACGGCTGGGCCGTGGAGACCAGTTCGATTGGAGACCTATACAGCTAGGGTTGAAGACGTATGGGTTGAGAGCGAAGTAAGCCAGGATTTGAATTTATGTCGGGGTCGTCTCAAGGCGCAAGTTTCTGGGAGGTCAGGAAATTGTGTTCATTTCAAGATTCTGCTCCGGAATAAGGTGCTTTTTGAGTCTGAAGTAAGTGCTACAGGGGATGATTATGCAGAGACAGAATTCGTGATCCAAAATCCAGCATTATGGTATCCGCGTGGATATGGCCGGCAGGACCTACATGAAATCTGTGTCAAGCTCATTGACAATCATGAGGTGCAACATGAGGTCTCCAAGTTGACCGGGTTCAGAAGTGTAGAGCTTGTTCAAGAGAAAGACCAACACGGCCAATCCTTCTTTTTCAGGATTAATGGTATTGACACTTTTGCCGGCGGCTCATGCTGGATACCGGGCGATAGCTTCCTTCCTCGATTGACCCCTGACAAGTACAGGCAATGGCTCGGATTGCTGCTAGAGGGAAATCAGAATATGATTCG CATCTGGGGTGGCGGGATCTTTGAGCCCTCCGCCTTTTACTCCATTTGTGATGAGCTCGGGATTTTAGTCTGGCAAGATTTTATGTTTGCATGCGCCTCGTATCCTACctatccttcctttttgtcgtccatcgaggaagaagcgcGTGTAAATGTCAAacgtcttcgtcatcatccctCCATCGTGATCTACGCAGGAAGTAACGAAGACTACCAGATTCAAGAAAAATACCATCTTGACTATAACTTCGAGACTGATAAAGACCCGCAGTCATGGCTTAAGTCAACCTTTCCTGCCAGGTACATCTATGAGTACCTATTGCCGAAGGTTGTAGAGGAAGAATCACCCACTACACCATACCACCCAACAAGCCCgtggggaggaggaaagcatTCAGCAGATCCAACAATAGGAGATATCCATCAGTGGAACA TCTGGCACGGATCAATGTTGCCTTATCAAAACTTTCCGGAAGTTGGCGGACGGTTCGTCAGTGAATTCGGAATGGAAGCGTTCCCGCATCGAGCGACAATCGAGCAGTttattgaagatgaagacgagatgTACCCTCAATCTCTCACCATGGACTTTCACAACAAAGCCAGAGACCACGAGCGACGACTCGGCACTTATATCCTCGAGAACTTCCGGATCAAATCAGATTTTCAG GCATACATACATCTCTCTCAGGTTGTACAATCCGACGCTATGAAGTTTGCGTATCAGGGCTGGCGCCGACAATGGGGCCACGGCCGCCTCTGTGGTGGAGCCTTGGTTTGGCAACTAAATGACTGTTGGCCGACGACCTCGTGGGCAGTGGTAGACTATTATCTGCGAAAGAAGCCCGCATTCTATGTCATATCGCGGGCTCTGGAACCAATTGCAGTTGGTGTTTCCAGGGCTCACGAGGAATGGACATCTGGACATGCCAAGCCTGCAGAGTCAACGAGATATGAGCTTTGGGCTGTGACCAGCCATCTTAAGCCGATCTGCGCTACGTTAAGCTTACGCTGCATATCAATCCGAACGGGTGCAGATGTGCAGCCAGAGGTATCACACGAGGTTGTTCTCGTTCCAAACGGTACAACGGAAGTAGCAAGCGAGGAGATGAGTTTAAAAGAGGCGGATGCATTTGTGCTGACCGCAACCCTGAGTATTGATGGTCGGGTAATTAGTCGAGATATGGATTGGCCACAGCCTTACAAGTACCTCTCATTCCGAGACAGGGGTGTAGAGGTCAAACATCTTCCTGCAGAAAATGCGTTGTCCATCACAGCCAGAAAGCCAGTCAAGGGTTTGGTCTTTGAGGAGGCAGATGGCGTTTGGCTGCAAGATAACGGAATCGACATAGTCCCTGGCTATGAGCACATTATTGCCGTCCGTGGAATCCACAGTTCCTCTGATATCCCACGTTGGACATACATTGGGGATGACAGACTATGA